In one Natronosalvus amylolyticus genomic region, the following are encoded:
- a CDS encoding cation:proton antiporter regulatory subunit, producing MTIYESDLPGVGKKYEIELESDERLVIVTHNTGKREIFKKDMQGADSEKIFELPDRLARKVGTILEGAYFQPVQSKRVETMLADETFIEWYSLSPESTLVGKPLKESNVREETGVSIVAIQREGELVSAPGPDTVLEGGDTLVVVGDRDDCRAFESLVSGTNE from the coding sequence ATGACGATTTACGAGAGTGACCTGCCGGGCGTGGGAAAGAAATACGAGATCGAACTCGAGAGTGACGAACGACTCGTGATTGTAACCCACAACACCGGGAAGCGAGAGATTTTCAAAAAAGATATGCAGGGGGCTGATAGCGAGAAGATATTCGAGTTGCCGGACAGACTCGCTCGAAAAGTGGGGACAATCCTCGAGGGTGCGTACTTTCAGCCGGTCCAATCCAAACGTGTCGAGACGATGTTGGCCGACGAGACGTTTATCGAGTGGTACTCGCTCTCACCGGAGTCGACACTCGTCGGGAAGCCACTGAAAGAGTCAAACGTTCGGGAAGAGACCGGCGTCTCGATCGTCGCGATACAGCGGGAGGGCGAACTCGTATCGGCACCGGGTCCGGATACGGTTCTAGAAGGTGGCGATACGCTCGTCGTCGTCGGTGACCGTGACGATTGTCGGGCATTCGAAAGCCTCGTCAGCGGCACCAACGAGTGA
- a CDS encoding DUF2240 family protein → MSLRLAVAAPFKQHGTDQLRENEFVVALSLDRDWFSPDQSQRLIDIATGEGVLERVGPDLRPTFDPGEVTIPEEFVPEDDLLRERSVFERVLDALVAEGLEKHEAVGAINTLQQEYAISIEAAAVVYARQEGIDVDQLAPLARTAVTEER, encoded by the coding sequence ATGAGTCTTCGTCTGGCCGTTGCCGCCCCGTTCAAACAACACGGGACGGATCAGCTCCGGGAAAACGAGTTCGTCGTCGCGCTCTCACTGGACAGAGATTGGTTCTCGCCGGATCAGTCCCAGCGGCTAATCGACATCGCGACCGGCGAAGGCGTCCTCGAGCGAGTGGGACCGGATTTGCGACCGACGTTCGACCCGGGCGAAGTAACGATCCCCGAGGAGTTCGTCCCCGAGGACGACTTGCTCCGGGAACGGTCAGTCTTCGAGCGTGTGCTGGATGCGCTCGTCGCCGAAGGATTAGAAAAACACGAGGCTGTGGGTGCGATAAATACGCTCCAGCAGGAGTATGCAATCTCGATCGAAGCTGCTGCGGTCGTCTACGCCCGTCAAGAAGGTATCGACGTGGACCAACTGGCTCCACTGGCTCGGACGGCGGTGACCGAAGAGCGTTAA
- a CDS encoding PAS domain S-box protein, protein MYRLSLLYIGDDERFLASLLDSRTDEVFSIIKEPVASDGLERLGDPATTVDGILCERHLPETEWLDVLTTVREEPNDVPFFLCLEEGDARTVHEAFDAGVTDCLEKSQSKALLRGRIEHTVGTHRSRREQQNVYQALETATEGIGLIDESNRYIYLNKAYAALYGYDRNELIGTHWEKLYPDDEVRRFEERILPKLESQGSWKGESYGQRATGELFPERLSLTQLEDGGHVCVVRDISDRVERQRQFETLLNNIRGMVYRAENDADWPMMRVQGNVAEFLGYTAEAFESGDVSWSDRIHPEDEQRLWDTIQDELETSGTFELTYRVYDADGNVKWLLERGRGIFDQNGDVEALEGLITDITSRKEREEELEWKTKAIDEAPVGVVIADPNQPDLPITYVNDHFTALTGYERTEALGENCRFLQGPLTNESALEEIRHAIEYEEPVNVDILNYRKDSTPFWNDLHLKPIRDDSGELTHFIGFQNNVTTRVAHERRIAVLHRVIQHNIRNNMNVLLGTLDTLESELALGPDGLESAPTLDFDTVESIRSPAVRLLELSEQAHRIESLLASASFEPQTLSLESILDGELETVRGTDRDLDIELSVDPTCDILAPETIAVAFKELFDNAVKHSSETPVPLSVSAETETIAFPPKGEKEAVVTIHIDDSNDRISDLNVTRLLGKDESPIHHGSGLGLWLVNWLVTMSGGVISHRPRDAGGNRISITLLRAT, encoded by the coding sequence ATGTATCGTCTCTCGTTGCTCTATATTGGCGATGACGAGAGATTTCTCGCCTCGCTACTCGACTCACGTACGGACGAAGTGTTTTCGATTATTAAGGAACCGGTAGCCAGTGACGGACTGGAACGGCTGGGCGACCCTGCCACCACGGTTGACGGGATCCTGTGTGAGCGCCACCTGCCCGAAACGGAATGGCTGGACGTTCTCACCACGGTCCGGGAGGAACCCAACGACGTTCCGTTTTTTCTCTGCCTCGAGGAAGGAGACGCTAGGACCGTTCACGAAGCGTTCGATGCGGGTGTGACCGACTGCCTCGAAAAAAGCCAGTCGAAAGCGCTCCTACGGGGACGAATCGAGCACACCGTCGGAACCCATCGTTCGCGCCGAGAACAGCAAAATGTCTATCAAGCACTCGAAACAGCGACCGAAGGGATTGGACTGATCGACGAATCAAACCGCTACATCTACCTGAATAAGGCCTATGCCGCCCTCTATGGCTACGACCGAAACGAACTCATCGGCACACACTGGGAGAAACTGTATCCTGATGACGAGGTCCGGCGCTTCGAAGAACGGATTCTGCCGAAGTTGGAATCACAGGGTTCCTGGAAGGGTGAAAGTTACGGACAACGGGCCACCGGCGAACTGTTCCCCGAACGCCTCTCGCTGACCCAACTCGAGGATGGCGGCCACGTCTGTGTCGTTCGGGATATCTCCGATCGGGTCGAACGTCAGCGACAGTTCGAGACGCTGTTGAACAACATCCGCGGAATGGTATACCGTGCGGAGAACGATGCGGACTGGCCGATGATGCGCGTTCAGGGGAACGTCGCGGAGTTCCTCGGATACACGGCCGAGGCGTTCGAATCCGGAGATGTCTCCTGGAGCGATCGAATCCACCCCGAAGACGAACAACGCCTCTGGGATACTATTCAGGACGAACTCGAGACGTCCGGGACGTTCGAACTCACGTACCGTGTCTACGACGCCGACGGCAACGTCAAATGGCTGCTCGAGCGTGGCCGCGGGATTTTCGATCAGAACGGGGATGTCGAGGCACTCGAAGGATTAATTACTGACATCACGTCCCGTAAGGAGCGTGAAGAAGAACTCGAGTGGAAGACGAAAGCGATCGACGAAGCACCGGTTGGCGTCGTGATCGCCGATCCCAACCAACCGGACCTCCCGATAACGTACGTCAACGACCACTTCACGGCGCTAACCGGGTACGAACGAACCGAGGCTCTCGGAGAGAACTGTCGGTTCCTCCAGGGGCCACTGACCAACGAGAGCGCGCTCGAGGAGATTCGGCATGCCATCGAGTACGAGGAGCCGGTCAACGTCGACATCCTCAACTACCGTAAGGATAGCACACCGTTCTGGAACGACCTGCACCTGAAACCGATCCGCGACGACAGCGGGGAGCTAACCCATTTCATTGGGTTCCAAAACAACGTGACGACTCGGGTCGCTCACGAGCGACGGATCGCCGTCCTACACAGGGTTATCCAGCACAACATTCGGAACAACATGAACGTCCTGCTCGGGACCCTCGACACCCTCGAGTCGGAACTGGCGCTTGGTCCTGATGGCCTCGAGTCGGCACCGACACTCGATTTCGACACCGTCGAGTCCATTCGATCACCGGCCGTCCGCTTGCTCGAGTTGAGCGAGCAGGCACACCGAATCGAGTCACTCCTCGCCTCGGCATCGTTCGAGCCGCAGACGCTATCGCTCGAGTCGATCCTCGATGGCGAACTCGAGACGGTTCGAGGGACGGACCGGGACCTCGATATCGAGCTATCGGTCGATCCAACGTGTGATATCCTCGCGCCCGAGACCATCGCCGTCGCGTTCAAGGAACTGTTCGATAACGCGGTCAAACACTCGAGTGAGACGCCTGTACCGCTCTCGGTCAGTGCCGAGACGGAAACGATCGCATTCCCACCAAAGGGCGAAAAAGAAGCCGTCGTAACGATCCATATCGACGACTCGAACGACCGTATCTCCGATCTGAACGTGACGCGGTTGCTCGGCAAAGACGAATCGCCGATTCATCACGGCTCCGGCCTCGGTCTCTGGCTGGTGAACTGGCTCGTCACGATGTCCGGCGGCGTCATTTCACATCGGCCTCGAGATGCCGGCGGGAACCGAATTTCGATTACCTTGCTGCGGGCGACGTGA
- a CDS encoding ABC transporter substrate-binding protein, whose amino-acid sequence MKGANNYTTNRRNVLRYTAGASTIGLASLAGCIGDADDDEGNGNGNGNGNGNGNGNGVDADELTITLSQFPDTIDPLDHITGDYFDIYDHIYEPLFDFVPGEGIFPRVAEDWEPQDNGTTEVYLREGVSFHNGDTLTAEDVAWTINRTVDPDIGVQSPIGTFGLGSITGADAVDDTTVAINYNASAGLAEFEFGNYARAMNRQWAIDNYDAENEAISGADPEDFNGTGPYQVVDFVSGEEIVVEAFDDYWGDEPPFETVTFNASGESSSRVAALETGEADVTMNILPEDVNTVQEAEGVDIRNITSFRTIFCPMKNTVAPFDSQDFRQAMNYAVDNDAIVNEILSGFGEPTSQPVAPGINGYNPDLEPYEQDIGRAESLVEDSGYGGAEITLTAPQGRYLNDAAIGERVADMIDQLDNVSCEVDIVDFPVVSDANQAGVDPDEFDIPFYMIGWGTITGDTDYGVQGFFTIPDNPARTFDDEELSDAILETQQIDDVEERTAALQDVNAMAREKAPFVFLHTQESIYGAESSLEWEPREDETIYVWEMSR is encoded by the coding sequence ATGAAGGGTGCAAACAATTATACAACGAACCGCCGCAACGTGCTGCGGTACACTGCAGGTGCGTCAACGATCGGTCTCGCGTCACTCGCCGGGTGTATCGGCGATGCTGACGACGATGAAGGTAATGGCAACGGCAACGGAAACGGCAACGGCAACGGAAATGGAAACGGAGTCGATGCCGACGAACTGACGATAACGCTGTCGCAGTTCCCGGATACGATCGATCCACTCGATCACATTACCGGCGACTACTTCGACATTTACGACCACATTTACGAGCCGCTGTTCGACTTCGTTCCGGGCGAAGGAATCTTCCCACGCGTCGCCGAAGATTGGGAACCACAGGACAACGGCACGACCGAGGTTTACCTCCGGGAAGGTGTTAGCTTCCACAACGGCGACACCCTCACGGCCGAGGACGTCGCGTGGACGATCAACCGGACGGTCGACCCGGACATCGGAGTCCAGAGTCCGATCGGTACATTCGGTCTCGGGTCGATTACCGGTGCTGATGCCGTCGACGACACGACGGTGGCGATCAACTACAACGCCTCCGCTGGCCTCGCCGAATTCGAGTTCGGGAACTACGCCCGTGCAATGAACCGCCAGTGGGCGATCGACAACTACGACGCCGAAAACGAGGCTATCTCGGGTGCCGACCCCGAAGACTTCAACGGAACGGGCCCATACCAGGTCGTCGACTTCGTCTCCGGTGAGGAAATCGTCGTCGAGGCGTTCGACGACTACTGGGGTGACGAGCCACCGTTCGAGACGGTGACGTTCAACGCCTCCGGCGAATCGAGCAGCCGTGTCGCCGCGCTGGAAACCGGCGAAGCCGACGTGACGATGAACATCCTGCCAGAAGACGTGAACACGGTACAGGAAGCCGAGGGCGTCGATATCCGGAATATTACGAGCTTCCGCACGATCTTCTGTCCGATGAAAAACACGGTCGCCCCGTTCGACAGTCAGGACTTCCGACAGGCGATGAACTACGCGGTCGACAACGATGCAATCGTCAACGAAATTCTGAGCGGCTTCGGCGAACCGACCAGCCAGCCAGTCGCTCCGGGTATCAACGGCTACAACCCCGACCTCGAGCCATACGAGCAAGACATCGGCCGTGCCGAGAGTCTGGTCGAAGACAGTGGCTACGGCGGCGCCGAGATCACGCTCACCGCGCCACAGGGCCGGTATCTCAACGACGCTGCCATCGGCGAGCGCGTCGCGGACATGATCGACCAGCTCGACAACGTCAGCTGTGAGGTCGACATCGTCGACTTCCCGGTCGTCTCCGACGCAAACCAGGCGGGTGTCGACCCCGACGAGTTCGACATCCCGTTCTACATGATCGGTTGGGGTACCATTACGGGTGACACCGACTACGGTGTGCAGGGCTTCTTCACGATTCCGGACAACCCAGCACGAACGTTCGACGACGAAGAACTCAGCGACGCTATCCTCGAGACCCAGCAGATCGACGACGTCGAGGAACGAACCGCTGCGCTACAGGACGTCAACGCGATGGCTCGAGAGAAGGCGCCGTTCGTCTTCCTCCACACGCAAGAGAGCATTTACGGTGCCGAGAGCTCGCTCGAGTGGGAGCCACGAGAAGACGAAACTATCTACGTCTGGGAAATGTCGCGATAA
- a CDS encoding cation:proton antiporter, translated as MAAETALIDVGILFAAVALAGLIAARINQSVIPFYIVVGMLLSPYVLGTVDFPALLGVDLIPHGSALALNGESEFIHLGAELGIVFLLFFLGLEFNLDRLLAAKHRIGKAGTIDLVINFGIGLVLGWILFGDFLAAFILAGIVYISSSAIITKSLIDMGWIANDEANPMLGTLVYEDLFIAVYLAVLSALIIGGGDISEALGSISIAMAFILVLLLVVYFGTAWFQRSLETDSNEFIVLRALGILVLISGAALALGVSEAVAAFFVGMAFSSTDHVHDLEQLLEPVRDTFAAVFFFWIGLETNPQLFIDVALLIAIAVVLTGPAKLISGYWGGRVYRLDERRSLRVGLGMTTRGEFSLIIASIAMLGAGTTLAEGTANQLYAFSVGYVLFMSILGTTLMQYSSQIESVVVPRLEGKSTSPQPSDD; from the coding sequence GTGGCAGCTGAAACCGCACTCATCGATGTCGGGATCCTGTTTGCAGCGGTTGCGCTGGCTGGACTGATAGCCGCACGTATCAACCAGTCAGTTATTCCGTTCTATATCGTCGTCGGGATGCTATTGAGTCCGTACGTACTCGGAACGGTCGACTTCCCGGCACTCCTTGGCGTCGATCTCATTCCACACGGTTCGGCGCTGGCACTCAACGGCGAATCGGAGTTCATCCATCTCGGGGCTGAACTGGGAATCGTCTTCCTGTTGTTCTTCCTCGGCCTCGAGTTCAACCTCGACCGGTTGCTGGCGGCGAAACACCGTATTGGAAAAGCCGGAACCATCGATCTCGTGATCAACTTCGGGATCGGGTTGGTGCTCGGTTGGATTCTGTTCGGTGATTTTCTCGCAGCGTTCATCCTCGCCGGCATCGTCTACATCTCCTCGAGTGCTATCATCACCAAATCTCTGATCGATATGGGTTGGATCGCCAACGACGAAGCGAACCCCATGCTGGGCACGCTCGTCTACGAGGACCTCTTTATTGCGGTGTATCTCGCCGTTCTGTCGGCACTTATCATCGGTGGTGGCGACATCAGCGAGGCGCTCGGCTCGATCAGCATCGCGATGGCATTTATCCTGGTGTTGCTGTTGGTCGTTTACTTCGGAACGGCCTGGTTCCAGCGGAGTCTCGAGACGGACTCGAACGAGTTTATCGTATTGCGGGCGCTCGGCATCCTCGTCCTGATTTCGGGCGCTGCCCTCGCACTCGGGGTCAGTGAAGCCGTGGCGGCTTTCTTCGTCGGGATGGCGTTTTCGTCGACCGACCACGTTCACGACCTGGAGCAATTGCTCGAACCGGTCCGGGACACATTCGCGGCGGTGTTTTTCTTCTGGATCGGGCTCGAGACGAACCCGCAGCTGTTCATCGACGTCGCCTTGCTGATCGCTATCGCGGTAGTCCTTACTGGCCCGGCGAAGCTCATCAGTGGGTACTGGGGTGGGCGCGTCTACCGACTCGACGAGCGTCGCTCGCTTCGGGTTGGGCTTGGAATGACGACCCGTGGTGAGTTCTCACTCATTATCGCGAGTATCGCCATGCTGGGCGCTGGAACGACGCTTGCCGAAGGGACGGCAAATCAGTTGTATGCTTTCTCAGTCGGCTACGTGCTGTTTATGAGCATCCTCGGAACCACGCTCATGCAGTACTCCAGTCAAATCGAATCGGTCGTGGTTCCACGCCTCGAGGGGAAGTCGACGTCGCCACAACCAAGCGACGACTAG
- a CDS encoding ribonuclease H — protein MAVYGRPALRDLFDESPTPHIAHPPRTHHRDFYIATDGSYRRAGGGLGAVIETRDGTRVGRIANLDTPPNNNVAEYRALHLGLDVLAARAPPDARVGILVDHDGLASNVNRAILAASHPDRKPPRPYTVPERTGFHWRGITARLNRFGEVRAARIDSRDNPAHTLANTPEQYTHVTDELDRCVLPEPPEPIRSETTQVPPPSRANRHSGGRASD, from the coding sequence ATGGCCGTATATGGCCGCCCCGCACTTCGGGACCTGTTCGACGAGTCACCGACGCCGCATATTGCACACCCCCCGCGTACCCATCACCGAGACTTTTACATCGCCACCGACGGGTCATACCGACGAGCCGGCGGTGGCCTCGGTGCCGTCATCGAAACGCGTGATGGCACGCGTGTCGGTCGCATTGCCAACCTCGATACACCACCGAACAACAACGTGGCAGAGTACCGAGCACTGCACCTCGGACTCGACGTACTCGCCGCCAGGGCACCACCCGACGCACGGGTCGGTATTCTGGTCGACCACGACGGTCTGGCGAGTAACGTCAACCGGGCAATCCTGGCAGCGAGTCATCCCGACCGGAAACCTCCCCGACCGTATACGGTTCCGGAGCGAACGGGCTTTCACTGGCGCGGCATCACCGCCCGACTCAACCGCTTTGGCGAGGTCCGCGCGGCACGAATCGACAGTCGCGACAACCCTGCCCACACGCTTGCGAACACGCCCGAACAGTACACACACGTGACGGACGAACTCGACCGATGTGTGCTCCCGGAACCACCGGAACCCATACGTTCGGAGACAACACAGGTCCCTCCGCCGTCTCGAGCAAATCGACACTCGGGTGGCCGGGCATCGGACTGA
- a CDS encoding cation:proton antiporter, which produces MAEALILDLAVMFVAAGFLLLVTNHLDLSPVPIYLIAGVLVGTFIDQPDLIVLAQWGIAFLVFVFGIRVDLGDLQSVLRDGEIAAITQLLVVAPLAFAIGYLAGDFFGFDDPARNAIYFSIAVTLSSTIVGAGLLETEIRDNLVYGRLASSIHFFDDMVAIVLLLVLSSEVLTADAIAAKIGYGVMLLAAGLFVYRHGFSLLVRFADGSDELVLMGSISLLIAFLAAAEYLGISIVIGAFAAGIAIRNDETQGLAVHNGIDSIREFFVTIFFVTVGALVSFPSLEMGVLAVAMIALVACVNPVVLFLAFVYEGYDTRTAFLASSGLNQVSEFSLILAIQATLLGTITDTMFDAIILAAAVTMLLTSLVRRHEQTVYSSVVSRLFTTTQSRSVDEMSRVDSSLENHVIVLGYGRQGRRIVRRLEELDHPYVVMENDPTLHSRLEVEAQQYVFGDAISEYPWEKARLETATLIISTVDYRPVSDALLDLELAEETDVVLRSTGGPEAQEFLQRGATYVSVPDILAGQKLQSVVERILEHEVSGEEIQNEHLETLAELERYGFASQSERF; this is translated from the coding sequence ATGGCTGAAGCTCTCATCCTGGATCTCGCCGTGATGTTCGTCGCAGCAGGCTTCCTGTTGCTGGTCACCAATCACCTCGATCTGTCACCGGTGCCAATTTATCTCATTGCTGGCGTTCTGGTGGGAACGTTCATCGATCAACCGGACCTTATCGTGCTGGCTCAGTGGGGTATCGCGTTCCTTGTTTTCGTCTTCGGCATCCGGGTCGACCTGGGTGACCTGCAATCAGTTCTCAGAGATGGTGAAATCGCGGCGATCACCCAACTGCTCGTCGTCGCCCCCCTCGCGTTTGCCATCGGCTATCTCGCCGGCGATTTCTTTGGCTTCGATGATCCGGCAAGAAATGCCATCTATTTCAGTATCGCCGTAACCTTGAGTTCGACCATCGTAGGTGCTGGATTACTCGAGACGGAGATCCGAGACAACCTCGTGTATGGCCGCCTCGCCTCATCGATCCACTTCTTCGATGATATGGTTGCTATCGTCTTACTGCTGGTGTTGAGTAGCGAGGTGCTCACCGCGGATGCAATCGCCGCGAAGATCGGTTACGGTGTCATGCTTCTGGCCGCAGGGCTGTTCGTCTACCGGCACGGGTTCTCGCTTCTCGTTCGATTTGCCGACGGGTCGGACGAACTCGTGTTGATGGGCAGCATCTCGTTACTGATTGCCTTTCTGGCAGCCGCCGAGTACCTCGGTATTTCCATCGTTATCGGTGCCTTTGCTGCCGGCATCGCGATCAGAAACGACGAAACTCAAGGGCTTGCCGTTCACAACGGTATCGACTCGATTCGTGAGTTTTTCGTCACGATATTCTTCGTCACTGTGGGCGCGCTGGTCTCATTTCCGTCACTCGAGATGGGGGTCCTTGCAGTCGCGATGATCGCCCTCGTGGCCTGTGTCAACCCGGTCGTCCTCTTTCTCGCGTTCGTTTACGAAGGGTACGACACGCGGACTGCTTTCCTGGCCAGTTCAGGACTCAATCAGGTGAGTGAGTTTTCCCTCATTCTGGCGATCCAGGCGACGTTGCTCGGGACCATCACCGACACGATGTTCGATGCGATTATTCTCGCTGCGGCCGTGACGATGCTCCTGACGTCGCTCGTTCGTCGTCACGAACAAACCGTCTATTCGTCGGTCGTCTCACGGCTATTTACGACGACGCAATCCCGATCGGTCGATGAAATGAGTCGGGTCGACTCGTCGCTCGAAAATCACGTCATCGTTCTCGGCTACGGTCGGCAGGGCCGACGTATTGTGCGGCGACTGGAGGAACTGGATCACCCATATGTCGTCATGGAAAACGACCCGACACTCCACAGCCGACTCGAGGTCGAGGCTCAACAGTACGTCTTCGGTGACGCAATCTCGGAATATCCCTGGGAAAAAGCGAGACTCGAGACAGCGACACTCATCATTTCGACGGTCGATTATCGACCCGTATCCGATGCCTTGCTCGACCTCGAACTGGCTGAGGAGACTGACGTCGTGTTACGTTCTACCGGTGGTCCGGAAGCACAAGAGTTCCTCCAACGCGGCGCCACGTACGTGAGCGTGCCGGATATTCTCGCAGGTCAAAAATTACAGTCTGTCGTGGAACGTATACTCGAGCATGAGGTCTCTGGTGAGGAGATACAAAATGAACATCTCGAGACACTTGCCGAACTGGAGCGATACGGATTTGCGAGCCAGAGTGAACGGTTTTGA
- a CDS encoding HAD family hydrolase — protein MPEAVVFDLDYTLAVPERDRETILTEAAAAVGAPPLSRSAYLEAHRRNLTRESREPIFAELLNDYETSVQPEAVATAYRETIADALTPIPGVERMLESLRTEYRVGLLTNGPVRAQRDKLETLGWENRFDAALVTGELEAGKPDPRAFQAILDELDVRPEHAIYVGDEVEADIAGATNAGMDAIQVLFDGGPDPDPRALATVEQPRIADELPPLL, from the coding sequence ATGCCAGAGGCGGTCGTCTTCGATCTCGATTACACCCTGGCGGTTCCCGAACGGGACCGCGAAACGATTCTCACCGAAGCGGCGGCCGCCGTCGGTGCACCACCGCTGTCTCGATCGGCCTATCTCGAGGCGCACCGACGAAATTTGACGCGTGAGTCTCGCGAACCGATCTTCGCGGAACTCCTGAACGACTACGAGACGTCAGTCCAGCCCGAAGCGGTCGCGACCGCCTATCGAGAAACGATAGCCGACGCGTTGACTCCGATTCCTGGGGTCGAACGGATGCTCGAGTCACTCAGGACCGAGTATCGGGTCGGACTGTTAACTAACGGCCCCGTTCGTGCCCAACGGGACAAACTCGAGACGCTGGGGTGGGAGAATCGGTTCGATGCTGCCCTCGTGACCGGTGAACTCGAGGCCGGCAAACCGGATCCGCGAGCGTTTCAGGCGATTCTCGACGAACTCGATGTCAGGCCCGAACACGCCATCTACGTCGGTGATGAAGTCGAAGCCGATATCGCTGGGGCGACGAACGCAGGGATGGATGCAATCCAGGTACTCTTCGATGGCGGTCCGGACCCTGACCCTCGAGCGTTAGCGACGGTCGAACAGCCCCGTATAGCCGATGAACTGCCCCCATTGTTGTGA
- a CDS encoding Glu/Leu/Phe/Val family dehydrogenase → MVHSAMRSFGHEQVTHFVDDETGLEAIVAIHDTTLGPSLGGTRLLPYESHDEALEDVMRLSRAMTFKAAATDLDLGGGKAVIVADPEMKDEAMMRAYGRMIDRLGGYYITSVDVNTGVDDMDTVAEETDHVVGTSAGLGDPSPITARGVFEGLRASVEATYGTADLTDLEVVIQGVGKVGSGLAELLVEHDAAVTVSDMNEDAMETLARDLGLETVDPGAVYSHPCDVFAPCAVGGVINDETIPQLECDVVAGGANNILAERRHAQVLHDAGVLYAPDYVINAGGLITVAAEHTGKSREEARRDAIAIGDRMRSLISRAEREGTTVLEAADRYALDRIEGTDDEPMSQVAN, encoded by the coding sequence ATGGTGCACTCGGCAATGCGTTCGTTCGGCCACGAACAGGTAACACACTTCGTCGACGACGAGACGGGACTCGAGGCTATCGTCGCGATTCACGACACGACGCTGGGGCCGTCACTCGGTGGTACGCGACTGCTCCCGTATGAGTCCCACGACGAAGCGCTGGAGGACGTCATGCGCCTCTCTCGAGCGATGACGTTCAAAGCCGCGGCAACCGACCTCGATCTCGGCGGTGGGAAAGCTGTCATCGTTGCCGACCCCGAAATGAAAGACGAGGCCATGATGCGTGCGTACGGACGAATGATCGACCGACTCGGCGGATACTACATCACCTCCGTCGACGTCAACACCGGCGTCGACGACATGGACACCGTGGCCGAGGAAACCGATCACGTCGTCGGAACGAGTGCCGGACTAGGCGATCCGTCTCCGATCACTGCACGCGGCGTGTTCGAAGGTCTCCGGGCGTCCGTCGAAGCGACGTACGGAACGGCGGACCTCACTGATCTCGAGGTCGTCATCCAGGGTGTCGGCAAGGTCGGAAGTGGACTCGCGGAACTGCTCGTCGAACACGATGCGGCGGTGACCGTCAGCGATATGAACGAGGACGCGATGGAGACCCTCGCACGCGATCTCGGCCTCGAGACGGTCGACCCAGGTGCGGTCTACAGCCATCCGTGTGACGTGTTCGCCCCGTGTGCCGTCGGGGGCGTCATCAACGACGAAACGATACCCCAACTCGAGTGTGACGTCGTCGCAGGCGGTGCCAACAACATTCTCGCCGAGCGTCGCCACGCGCAGGTGCTCCACGATGCTGGTGTCCTCTACGCTCCGGATTACGTCATCAACGCAGGTGGTCTCATTACGGTCGCCGCCGAACACACCGGCAAGAGCCGTGAGGAAGCTCGAAGGGATGCGATCGCTATCGGTGACCGAATGCGCTCGCTCATCTCGCGTGCTGAACGCGAGGGGACCACGGTCCTCGAGGCTGCCGACCGATACGCGCTCGACCGGATCGAGGGCACCGATGATGAGCCGATGAGCCAGGTGGCCAACTGA